DNA from Desulfonatronum sp. SC1:
CCGACGCCAATTTCAGCGGTGCGTTTTCCTTGTGCGGGCTGTTGCTGCGGATGCGGGAGCTGTACAAGTGGGAAGCCGGGCTGGCTCCCTGGGAGGAACCGGAGCACGGCCTGATTCTGGACTGGGTCGAGCAGCGGGAAGAGCTGTGGCAAGAACTGGAAGGGAGAGGCTGCGAAACGCTGCTCCTGGAGGGCCAGGAGCTGGACCCGTTCGAGGTGGAGCGGATCAACCAGCGGCTGGCGTCCCGGAACCTGCTCTACGGCGCGGGCTACGTGCTGGGGATGAAGCCCAGTTTTCTGCTGGCGGAGCCGGTGGAATCGCAACTGGTCGAAGGGCTGCGGGTGTTCACGGTGGACCGGGAGCTGTGCCGGGATATTTTCGCGACCCCGGTGATGCGCCAGGGAGAGCGCGTCATCGCCCGCCGCCAGGCCATGGCCTTTCTGCTCTGGGACGTGATCCAGGAGCAACGCCCTTCGGTGCGCCCGGCCCTGGGCTACGCCCTGGCCGGGTATGGGCTGAATTCGCAAGACCTGCTGCGTCAACCCGGTGCGCACGGGGCGGTCTACCAGCGGATGGTGGCCGAAGAGTTACGGGTCTGGGTGTATCACGAGATCGGCGAAGCCCTGGAGGACGCCTTTCCCGGCGACGTCTGGCACCAGATGGTGGCCAACACCTGCCAGACCCTGGCCGAAGTGTTCATCCGAGCGGTCAAGGACCTCCTGGCCGACACCCATCCCCAAGGCCTGCTGGCCCGGATGATCCAGGAGGACCGCAAGCCGTCCCTGGGGCTGTACCTGGCCATGATGCGCCCCCTGTCCAAGATGCTCTTCCCGGGCATCTTCTCCGTGTTTCCGGACTTCGTCCGTTCCGGAAACTGGAGCGAAGTGGACCAAGCCCGGGGCAAGGCCCATGTCGCGGGCCGGAACCTGGCCGCCAGACTCGTGGACATCCACGCCGCCGCCGACCCGTTTGATCACGCCCGGACCGTGGAACGGATCATCGAGGAGGTGATCCGGCCGTTGGGGATTGTCGACGGGATGGAAGTGGAGGCGGAAGGGGAGCTTCCATCGAAGTAGTTTCCATCCGGAAACTGTTTTTTGTTCCGGATGCTGAAACTGCCGGTTTTCAATTCGGAAACGAGCAATTTTTCTTTTGGCAAGGAAGTCAATCAATTATGAGGAAGCGTATATCAATGCGTTGACGAAATAATTGTGAAGACTGACGCAGCCAAAAAAAAAGGGCCGTTTCCGGATGAAAACGAAGTAGTTCCAGGAAATTGGGCACGACATCGGCCTGGATGAAAGATCTCTTGGCCGCTCGGTGACCGAGCGTGTCTTAACTCATCGGCCTTGGACATTTTTACCGCCTTGCCGTCAGGTTTTTTTTAACAGCCCGCAGATTCGGGCTTTATCAGTAGACAGCTACAGGAGGTGCATCATGCGTGTCGCGGTATTCAGCACAAAAGGCTATGACCGGGAGTTTCTGGACGCGGCTAACGAACAGGCCAGCCATGAACTGCTGTATTTTGAAACCCGCTTGACCTCGGAAACCTGTTCCCTGGTTCAGGGGGTCGATGCGGTCTGCGTGTTTGTCAACGACAGTGTGGATAAGGTCGTGCTGCAGGCCATGGCCGAGGCCGGGGTGAAGCTTCTCGTGCTGCGTTCCGCGGGATTCAACCATGTGGACCTGAAGGCGGCATCAGACCTCAAGATCACTGTAGTCCGGGTGCCGGCCTATTCGCCCCATGCCGTGGCCGAACACACCCTGGCCCTGATTCTGGCCCTGAACCGGCACATCCACCGGGCCTACAACCGGGTGCGCGAGCGCAACTTCGCCCTGGACGGGCTGCTGGGCTTCGACGTTTTCGGGAAGACCGTGGGCGTGGTCGGGACTGGGAAGATTGGGACGGTTTTCAGCCGTCTGATGTCCGGTTTCGGCTGCGAGCTGCTCGGTTATGATCCTCGTCCCAATGATGAATGCAAGGCCTTGGGGGTGCAGTACGTCCAGCTCGACGAGCTGCATGAACGTTCTCACATCATCAGCCTGCACTGCCCCCTGACGCCGCAAACCCGGCATTTGATCAACCGTGAATCCCTGGCCAGGATGCGCCAGGGGGTGATGCTCATCAACACCAGCCGCGGGGCCATTGTCGATACCAGGGCGGTCATCGTCGCGTTGAAGTCCGGCAGGATCGGCAGCCTGGGTCTTGACGTGTACGAAGAGGAGGCGGACCTCTTCTTTGAGGACCTGTCCGACGAGGTCATCCAGGACGACGTCTTCGCCAGATTGCTGACCTTTCCCAACGTCCTGATCACCGGCCACCAGGGCTTTTTCACCAGGGAGGCCCTGCGCAACATCGCCGAAACCACCCTGACCAACGTCACCGCCTTTGCCGAGGGACGCAAAGATTACCACGAAGTCACCCTGAACATGGCGAAGGTCGGGTGACGGGAAAGGGGTCAGGTCTCGTATTTCAATTTTCTTTCTCGTTCCGGCGGGGATCAGCGAGGAGTCTCCCTGGAAGAAGCTCACCGGGCAATGTATCTTGGGGGAGGAACTTTTTCTGGAAATGTTTTTTCCATTTTTCCAGAGGACATCCGGATTCATTGAAACCCCTCGGGTTCAACGCTTTGCACTGCGACCTCCACTCGAGAAACTTTTTCCAGAAGGACCGTCAAAGCCGCACAGGAACAAGACCATTGCAACAGACACATTGGGCACGGCTATTCCCAGCAGTCTATTGCCGCGCATCTCGGGCTTCATTATGCCACCGTCAGCAGGATCATCAAAAAAGAACGAGATAAGTCAAAAAACAAGACCTGACCCCGTACTCGCTGGGCGGGAAGTGAATTCTGGGGGTGCGTCGACTTTCCGGATTGCAAGGGGACGCGGTCGATGGATGTTGAAAAGACCTGAGAAGCCGGAATCTTGCAGTACCCATTTTGGGCTAAAATGGCGATCCAATGCAACATTTCAGCAGATTATCACTAGAGGAAGGGCGATGATGAGAATGCACAACCCACCCCATCCCGGCGAGGTTCTGCGCGAGCTGTGCATAGAATCGCTCGGTATTTCGGTTACGGATGCCGCACATGCCCTTGGCGTGAGCCGGAAAACGCTTTCCGCGATCCTGAACGGTCGTTCCGGCATCAGCCCGGAAATGGCGCTTCGTTTGGCCAAGGATCTCAAGGTGCGGAATCTCATGCGGCATAACCAGCGGTTAATGGGTACGCCGCCTTGCTGTGCCCCGTAGCCGTTAAGTTAAACATTTTTGCTGGTTGATAATTCCGGGGCTGTGCTGTTCAGGCTGTGAGTTTCATGTTTCAACAGTCCGAGAAGCTCAGTGTTCAACAAAGTGAGCAGTATCTTGAAGGGAATATGCTAAAATACAAGACCTGAACCCAGTTTTCTTGGAGCTTGTCAGGGGGTATGCCAGTACCTGGAGGCTGCTGCTGCAATATGACGAAGACAGCCTGCCGTTGCCTGACGCCTCCCGACCGAGCCGGGGGATTCTGGACATCGACCATGCCAAGTCCGCCATTGAGGGGCTGAAGGCCGACCTCATGGCCGGAGGCGAGACCTCGGATCTGTTCGGCCGGGAACAAGGCCACGGTCTGGCTGCGATTCTGGGGGCCATCGAACAGACCATGTTCGG
Protein-coding regions in this window:
- a CDS encoding Sfum_1244 family protein — protein: MLTSMQALREQIQRNCAVSDANFSGAFSLCGLLLRMRELYKWEAGLAPWEEPEHGLILDWVEQREELWQELEGRGCETLLLEGQELDPFEVERINQRLASRNLLYGAGYVLGMKPSFLLAEPVESQLVEGLRVFTVDRELCRDIFATPVMRQGERVIARRQAMAFLLWDVIQEQRPSVRPALGYALAGYGLNSQDLLRQPGAHGAVYQRMVAEELRVWVYHEIGEALEDAFPGDVWHQMVANTCQTLAEVFIRAVKDLLADTHPQGLLARMIQEDRKPSLGLYLAMMRPLSKMLFPGIFSVFPDFVRSGNWSEVDQARGKAHVAGRNLAARLVDIHAAADPFDHARTVERIIEEVIRPLGIVDGMEVEAEGELPSK
- a CDS encoding 2-hydroxyacid dehydrogenase, with protein sequence MRVAVFSTKGYDREFLDAANEQASHELLYFETRLTSETCSLVQGVDAVCVFVNDSVDKVVLQAMAEAGVKLLVLRSAGFNHVDLKAASDLKITVVRVPAYSPHAVAEHTLALILALNRHIHRAYNRVRERNFALDGLLGFDVFGKTVGVVGTGKIGTVFSRLMSGFGCELLGYDPRPNDECKALGVQYVQLDELHERSHIISLHCPLTPQTRHLINRESLARMRQGVMLINTSRGAIVDTRAVIVALKSGRIGSLGLDVYEEEADLFFEDLSDEVIQDDVFARLLTFPNVLITGHQGFFTREALRNIAETTLTNVTAFAEGRKDYHEVTLNMAKVG
- a CDS encoding HigA family addiction module antitoxin is translated as MMRMHNPPHPGEVLRELCIESLGISVTDAAHALGVSRKTLSAILNGRSGISPEMALRLAKDLKVRNLMRHNQRLMGTPPCCAP